A single window of Oreochromis aureus strain Israel breed Guangdong linkage group 5, ZZ_aureus, whole genome shotgun sequence DNA harbors:
- the LOC116314916 gene encoding caM kinase-like vesicle-associated protein isoform X1, protein MPFGCLTIGEKKDYHSPSDVTDKYDLGQIVKSEEFCEIFRAKDRTTMKMYTCKKFLKKDGRKVRKAAKNEIAILKMVKHPNILQLVDVFETKKEYFLFLELATGREVFDWILDQGYYSERDTSNVVRQVLEAVAYLHSLHIVHRNLKLENLVYYNRLKNSKIVISDFHLAKLENGLIKEPCGTPEYLAPEVVGRQRYGRPVDCWATGVITYILLSGNPPFYDETDDDDYENHDKNLFRKILAGDYEFDSPYWDEISDSAKSLVARLMEVDQDQRLTAQEAINHEWISGGAASDKNIKENVCAQIEKNFARAKWKKAVRVTTIMKRLRAPEHSDAKAANPAAGAPADSTAPQAAADPPAPSSATAPEGSTALATELPAGAEKSQPAPEASAGVAPSAEDQQQPSPAPHGDEPTSRCNGEASAALHTPAEAGDEQG, encoded by the exons ATGCCATTTGGCTGTTTAACAATCGGGGAAAAGAAGGATTACCACAGTCCTTCAGACGTGACAGATAAATATGACCTGGGTCAGATCGTTAAATC GGAAGAGTTCTGTGAGATATTCAGGGCCAAGGACAGAACTACAATGAAGATGTACACATGTAAAAAATTCCTGAAAAAGGATGGGAGGAAAGTCCGTAAGGCTGCAAAAAACGAGATTGCCATATTGAAGAT GGTAAAGCATCCCAATATTCTCCAACTGGTGGATGTCTTTGAGACCAAAAAAGAGTACTTCCTCTTCCTTGAACT TGCAACAGGCAGAGAGGTGTTTGATTGGATCCTGGATCAAGGCTACTACTCAGAGCGGGACACCAGCAATGTGGTACGCCAAGTGCTGGAGGCGGTTGCTTACCTCCACTCACTCCACATTGTTCACAGAAATCTCAAG TTGGAGAACCTGGTTTACTACAACCGCCTGAAGAACTCAAAAATAGTCATCAGTGACTTCCATCTTGCCAAGCTGGAGAACGGACTAATCAAAGAGCCCTGTGGGACGCCAGAGTATCTGG CTCCAGAGGTAGTTGGCAGACAGCGATACGGCAGACCCGTGGACTGCTGGGCAACAGGCGTCATCACGTATATTTT GCTGTCAGGCAACCCGCCTTTCTACGATgaaactgatgatgatgattatgaaaACCATGACAAGAACTTGTTCAGAAAGATCCTAGCAGGAGATTATGAGTTTGACTCTCCGTACTGGGATGAAATCTCTGATTCAG CTAAGAGTTTGGTTGCTCGTTTGATGGAGGTGGATCAAGACCAGAGACTGACAGCCCAGGAGGCTATAAACCATGAATG GATCTCTGGTGGTGCAGCCTCAGATAAGAACATCAAGGAAAATGTGTGCGCACAAATAGAAAAGAACTTTGCCAGAGCTAAATGGAAG AAAGCTGTTCGGGTCACCACCATCATGAAGAGACTGAGAGCACCTGAGCACAGTGACGCAAAGGCGGCGAACCCTGCAGCCGGGGCCCCAGCAGACTCCACAGCTCCCCAGGCTGCTGCCGACCCTCCTGCTCCTTCATCTGCCACGGCACCTGAGGGTTCAACCGCTCTGGCTACAGAGCTCCCCGCCGGAGCGGAGAAAAGCCAACCGGCACCAGAGGCCTCGGCCGGGGTGGCGCCCTCAGCCGAAGACCAACAGCAGCCCAGCCCGGCTCCACATGGGGACGAGCCCACATCGCGTTGCAATGGCGAAGCTTCAGCTGCTCTTCACACACCTGCTGAAGCTGGTGATGAGCAGGGTTAA
- the LOC116314916 gene encoding caM kinase-like vesicle-associated protein isoform X2 codes for MYLFILLILEVNEPKVLQIQEQLGLPVTCATGREVFDWILDQGYYSERDTSNVVRQVLEAVAYLHSLHIVHRNLKLENLVYYNRLKNSKIVISDFHLAKLENGLIKEPCGTPEYLAPEVVGRQRYGRPVDCWATGVITYILLSGNPPFYDETDDDDYENHDKNLFRKILAGDYEFDSPYWDEISDSAKSLVARLMEVDQDQRLTAQEAINHEWISGGAASDKNIKENVCAQIEKNFARAKWKKAVRVTTIMKRLRAPEHSDAKAANPAAGAPADSTAPQAAADPPAPSSATAPEGSTALATELPAGAEKSQPAPEASAGVAPSAEDQQQPSPAPHGDEPTSRCNGEASAALHTPAEAGDEQG; via the exons ATGTATCTGTTTATATTGTTGATACTTGAAGTGAATGAGCCCAAGGTCCTACAGATACAAGAACAGCTCGGACTTCCAGTCACTTG TGCAACAGGCAGAGAGGTGTTTGATTGGATCCTGGATCAAGGCTACTACTCAGAGCGGGACACCAGCAATGTGGTACGCCAAGTGCTGGAGGCGGTTGCTTACCTCCACTCACTCCACATTGTTCACAGAAATCTCAAG TTGGAGAACCTGGTTTACTACAACCGCCTGAAGAACTCAAAAATAGTCATCAGTGACTTCCATCTTGCCAAGCTGGAGAACGGACTAATCAAAGAGCCCTGTGGGACGCCAGAGTATCTGG CTCCAGAGGTAGTTGGCAGACAGCGATACGGCAGACCCGTGGACTGCTGGGCAACAGGCGTCATCACGTATATTTT GCTGTCAGGCAACCCGCCTTTCTACGATgaaactgatgatgatgattatgaaaACCATGACAAGAACTTGTTCAGAAAGATCCTAGCAGGAGATTATGAGTTTGACTCTCCGTACTGGGATGAAATCTCTGATTCAG CTAAGAGTTTGGTTGCTCGTTTGATGGAGGTGGATCAAGACCAGAGACTGACAGCCCAGGAGGCTATAAACCATGAATG GATCTCTGGTGGTGCAGCCTCAGATAAGAACATCAAGGAAAATGTGTGCGCACAAATAGAAAAGAACTTTGCCAGAGCTAAATGGAAG AAAGCTGTTCGGGTCACCACCATCATGAAGAGACTGAGAGCACCTGAGCACAGTGACGCAAAGGCGGCGAACCCTGCAGCCGGGGCCCCAGCAGACTCCACAGCTCCCCAGGCTGCTGCCGACCCTCCTGCTCCTTCATCTGCCACGGCACCTGAGGGTTCAACCGCTCTGGCTACAGAGCTCCCCGCCGGAGCGGAGAAAAGCCAACCGGCACCAGAGGCCTCGGCCGGGGTGGCGCCCTCAGCCGAAGACCAACAGCAGCCCAGCCCGGCTCCACATGGGGACGAGCCCACATCGCGTTGCAATGGCGAAGCTTCAGCTGCTCTTCACACACCTGCTGAAGCTGGTGATGAGCAGGGTTAA